GCCCCGGCGCGAAGTGCGTCAGCGAAGGCAAGCGGTGGTTCGGGATGGGGTAATACACGCCCGCACCCACGTTGTACTCGCTCTTGAGCGCGGCGACGAATCCATCGCGGTCCTCGGGGACGCGGATCGTGTACTGGTGGTACACGTGCACCGCTCCGTCGGCGACCGGCGGGACGACGACGCCCTGCAGGTTCGCGTCGAGGAACGCGGCGTTGGACTGGCGGGTCTTCGTCCAGGCGTCGACCTTGGTCAGCTGCACGCGACCGATCGCGGCGTGGATGTCGGTCATGCGTGCATTGAAGCCGATGACCTCGTTCTCGTACTGGCGCTCCATGCCCTGGTTGCGCAGGAGCTTCACCTGACGTGCGAGCTCATCGGTCGCGGTCGTCACCATCCCGCCCTCGCCGCTGGTCATGTTCTTCGTCGGGTAGAGACTGAACATCGCGAACTCGCCGAACGAGCCGACCGGACGACCGTCGAGCGACGCACCGTGCGCCTGCGCCGCGTCCTCATAGAGAGCGACGCCGCGCTCCGCCGCCAACGCCTCGAGCTCACGCATCCGCGCGGGGTGCCCGTAAAGGTGCACCGGGAGGATCCCTTTGGTCTTCGGGGTGATCGCGGCCTCGACCGCCGCAGGGTCGAGAGTGAACGTCTCCGGCTCGATGTCGACGAACACCGGCGTTCCGCCCGTGAGCGCGACCGAGTTGCCGGTCGCGGCGAAGGTGAACGAGGGCACGATGACCTCGTCGCCCGGTCCGACCCCGGCCGCCAGGAGGCCGAGGTGGAGGCCTGCCGTACCCGAGTTCACCGCGACGGACGGTCGACCGGGCACGAAATGCGCCGAGAACTCCTGCTCGAAGGCGGCGACCTCCGGCCCCTGCGCGACCATGCCACTACGGAGCACACGATCGACGGCCTCGCGCTCCTCGTCGCCGATGATGGGCTTTGCCGGGGGAATGAACTCGCTCACACGATCTCCTTGGTCAGTGTTCCGTCAGTCTCGATGTAGCGCGCGCCCGTCGAGGGGCACACCCAGGTGTTCTCGTCATCACCGACGACGAGCGGTACACCCGACTCCCCCACCCAGCCGATGCGCTTCGCGGGGACGCCGGCGACGAGCGCGAAAGCGGGGACGTCCTTGACGACGACGGCGCCGGCAGCGACCGTCGCCCAGGCGCCGATGGTCACCGGCGCTACGCAGGTGGCCCTCGCGCCGATGGCCGCCCCGCGCTCGATCGTCACGCCGACAGGCTCCCAGTCGTGCGCGCTCTTGATCGTGCCGTCCTCGTTGATCGCGCGAGGGTACGTGTCATTGGTGAGAACCACGGCGGGACCGATGAAGACGCCGTCGCCCAAGCGCGCCGGCTCATACACGAGCGCGTAGTTCTGCACCTTGCAGTTGTCTCCCATGACGACGCCCGTCCCGATGTACGCGCCTCGACCGATGATGCAGTTCTCGCCGAGCTGAGCCTGCTCACGCACCTGAGCGAGATGCCAGATGGACGAGCCGTCCCCCACACTCGCGGCCGGGGACACATCTGCGGATTCGACAATCCGGACGGGAGTAGGGTGGGTCACTTCGCACGCTTCCTGCGCCACCGTGACATGGCAGTCGCACTCCCTAGTCTATCGGCTGCGGGTGCGACACCTGGCGAATGGCCGAAAGCACGCACCCGCCCTGTCAGAATGGTTGCATGAGCGAAACACCGATCGGCTCCGAAGCCGACAGCACCGCATGGATCGTGATACCGCTCTACAACGAAGCGAGCGTCATCGGAGACGTCATCACGAGCCTCCTGCCACATTTCCCCCACGTGGTCTGCGTCGATGATGGGTCGACCGACGGCTCTGCCGAGGTCGCAGCGCGAAAGGGGGCACATCTTGTGAAGCACCCCGTCAATCTCGGACAGGGGGCCGCGCTCCAGACCGGGATCGAGTACGCTCTGGCCCACGATTCCTGCGAGTACATCGTCACATTCGATGCGGACGGTCAGCATCGGATCGAAGATGCCATCGAAATGCTCGAGTTCGCCCGAACTGAAGACGTCGCCATCGTGTTCGGATCGCGATTCCTCGACGATCGGACGGACCCGGGTTGGATCAAGAAAGTCGTGTTGAAGACAGCCATCCGCGTCACGAACCTCACGACCGGCATGAAGTTGACCGACGCGCACAACGGGCTCCGTGTGATCAGGCGCGACGCCGCCGCAAAGATCGACCTCAAGCAAGACAGAATGGCGCACGCCACGGAGATCGTCCTCGAACTCGGGCGCACGGGCCTCCCGTGGCGTGAGCACCCGGTCGAACTCCTGTATACCGACTATTCCAAGAGCAAAGGCCAGAGCGTGCTCAACTCCGTCAACATCCTCGTCGATCTGGTGGTGCGCTGAGCATGTGGATCCAGTTCCTCCTCATCGCCGCGATCATCGTTCTCGGACTGATCGTGATGCGTCGAACCGGTGCCGACAGTCACCTCGCTATCCGCCGCCTACTCATGATGCTGTTCATCCTCGCGGCGATACTTTCCGTGCTCTTCCCGCAGTGGCTCACATGGATCGCTACCCTCA
Above is a window of Microbacterium aurugineum DNA encoding:
- a CDS encoding DegT/DnrJ/EryC1/StrS family aminotransferase → MSEFIPPAKPIIGDEEREAVDRVLRSGMVAQGPEVAAFEQEFSAHFVPGRPSVAVNSGTAGLHLGLLAAGVGPGDEVIVPSFTFAATGNSVALTGGTPVFVDIEPETFTLDPAAVEAAITPKTKGILPVHLYGHPARMRELEALAAERGVALYEDAAQAHGASLDGRPVGSFGEFAMFSLYPTKNMTSGEGGMVTTATDELARQVKLLRNQGMERQYENEVIGFNARMTDIHAAIGRVQLTKVDAWTKTRQSNAAFLDANLQGVVVPPVADGAVHVYHQYTIRVPEDRDGFVAALKSEYNVGAGVYYPIPNHRLPSLTHFAPGLDLPETERAAREVASLPVHPSLSSDDLERVVAAVNAVAKAGA
- a CDS encoding glycosyltransferase family 2 protein, whose amino-acid sequence is MSETPIGSEADSTAWIVIPLYNEASVIGDVITSLLPHFPHVVCVDDGSTDGSAEVAARKGAHLVKHPVNLGQGAALQTGIEYALAHDSCEYIVTFDADGQHRIEDAIEMLEFARTEDVAIVFGSRFLDDRTDPGWIKKVVLKTAIRVTNLTTGMKLTDAHNGLRVIRRDAAAKIDLKQDRMAHATEIVLELGRTGLPWREHPVELLYTDYSKSKGQSVLNSVNILVDLVVR
- a CDS encoding acyltransferase, translated to MSPAASVGDGSSIWHLAQVREQAQLGENCIIGRGAYIGTGVVMGDNCKVQNYALVYEPARLGDGVFIGPAVVLTNDTYPRAINEDGTIKSAHDWEPVGVTIERGAAIGARATCVAPVTIGAWATVAAGAVVVKDVPAFALVAGVPAKRIGWVGESGVPLVVGDDENTWVCPSTGARYIETDGTLTKEIV